From the genome of Pelosinus fermentans DSM 17108:
CACGAGACGACACCTGAGAAGAAAAGAGGTCAACGGATTTTGTCCGTTGACCCTTGAAATTACTGGAAATTATTGATATCCCCATCTCTGCAGCATTTAAGTTTGCGATACACTCCCTGAACCTTTTTACGTACAAAACTTCCGATTGAAACCTTCAAGAACCGTCACCTGACCAATTCTTAACGGCGATGCCACTTATCATCGCCCATTATTCTATCAATGATATGATGTGCATCCCAAACAGCTGCTTTTTCTAGACCCTCATATTCATCTTTAGTGGACTCCTTTATTTCGCCTTTATGGTATATAGAATATTCTCCCGAAATCTTATCAATAATACATGCAGGCGGTGGCCATGCTTCTTCCTCATCAGCAAATGGCCGATTATCCACTATAAGCCAATTTCCTGATTTTAATACATCTTCATAAACACCAACAATGAACTGATATTCTTCTTTTTGAGGAAGATTTTCAATAGAATCTCCAATATGCTTGTATATTGCGATAGAAGCATCTTTAAATATTCTACCAAAGCCATATTTACCATCAGATAAAGGAATAGCATATACATCGCCAAGCTTTATTCTTTTACGAGTTTTCCTAGTCATATTTTACCAAACTCCTCATCAGTTGCATCAAAATATCTTTCGCGTTTTTTATTTTTATCTGAAATACCATTGATTTGGTTTCCAGATGTCCCATCTTTAGATTTCGCACCACCAAATTTATCTATGAGTTGTTGTTCTCTTCCTCGAATAGCATCTCTATTTGTGGAAGATTTATCAAGTTCAGCAGGACCAAAGCCTTTATCATTAATATGATGATTTACATCTCTGCGCCTAACATTTTCCAAAGGAGTACCTGTCCCACTAGTTCTTCCAGAGTAAACCTCTCCTGTCTGCGGGTTAGTCTTAGTATATGTCTGATAAGATTTATTAGCATTACTCGACTCCTCAGGCACCTCAGCCTTTGGCTTCTGCGGCTGATTGGCTTTCTGCTCAGCAACTTGGTTCTTCGCATTCTCATAGGCATCTTTTTTGGCTGCCTGCGAATCGTAATCTTCTCTGCCGCTCTGACTCTGTTGTTCACGTTGCTTTTTATACGCATCCTTCAAACATTCCGATGCATACCCACTCGGGTCATAATACACCACCGGGTTATTAGCACAATAAGCATACAGATTCAGCCCATCGCCCCTGTATTCGTCTTCCTGCGTAAATCTCGCGATAACCGGATTATAGAATCTTGCCCGCAGGTAATATTGCTGGGTCACCGGATCAAACTGCTGTCCGGTGTATCGGTAGGGTAATCGGGGTCAGGTAATCGGGGTCAGGCTTGAGTTATATCAAAATTGACTTATCACCTTCTAACTATCACCCAAGTAACTCTTGCCAAATCCTTGTAATATTCGCTGGATCAATCTGTAATACTTTGGCTAAATGCGTTCTTGTCATTAGATTTCTCTCTATCACTTCATAAATCAGTCGTTTTCTGGCTGCCACCACCTGCCGTATTCGACACTTTCCTAGCAACTGCTCTTGATTCACTTGTTTCTCTATAGTGATCATTTCTACTAGCTGCTCCCACGTTAGTTCCATCCGTGTTCTTTTTATTTCTGCTTTTATGAGAGTTTTCTGATCTTCGTTTACTTCTACGCTTTCATCTTTATATTTCGGTTTATCAACTACTATCTCCACTAAATTTAGGTATTGCTCCATTGCCTCATCATGATTGGAACTCAATATATTCAATATAAATTCCACATTTACTAACCCCTGTGCTCTTCTAATATATAATTTATGACTACTCCATCTATGATTGATTCCCTCTGGTATGTTTGCCCTTACTGGATTCTGATGTATATAACATATAAGAGCCATTAAATAGCTCTCTTTTTCGCATAAGAAGGCCTTATAGCGCTGTTCAAATACATGCCCGCTGTGTTTACAGTGCCAATTGTAATACTGCGTATATCTCTGTTGAATACCTTGCATAATTTTTGCCAATGGATTTTTTCCTACTTGAAGCAGTAAGTGGACGTGATTGTCCATAATCACATAAGCGTACAATTGAAAGTCATATCGTTCTTTATAGTCTGCTAAGATTTCTAGATACTTTTCTTTTTTTTCATCTGTTTCAAATACATTTGCTCGATTATTTCCCCTGGCTATTACATGATAGAGTGCACCATCGTAATGCACTCTTGGCTTTCTTGCCATCATTTCCACCTGCCAATCTTACTTTATCTCAGATTAACAGATCATCTAATATAAGTCAATTTTCTAAATAACTCAAGCCTGACCCCATGACCTTTCCATCTTAATTGACGGGTTCTCCTATTAAAATAGGTACACCTATAAAATGTATGCTCTGATTGTATTGGCTTGGGTAAATAATTATTATTTTGCGGTGATATTACTAAAGAATGTGCTTG
Proteins encoded in this window:
- a CDS encoding Imm26 family immunity protein, whose protein sequence is MTRKTRKRIKLGDVYAIPLSDGKYGFGRIFKDASIAIYKHIGDSIENLPQKEEYQFIVGVYEDVLKSGNWLIVDNRPFADEEEAWPPPACIIDKISGEYSIYHKGEIKESTKDEYEGLEKAAVWDAHHIIDRIMGDDKWHRR
- a CDS encoding RHS repeat-associated core domain-containing protein — translated: MKDAYKKQREQQSQSGREDYDSQAAKKDAYENAKNQVAEQKANQPQKPKAEVPEESSNANKSYQTYTKTNPQTGEVYSGRTSGTGTPLENVRRRDVNHHINDKGFGPAELDKSSTNRDAIRGREQQLIDKFGGAKSKDGTSGNQINGISDKNKKRERYFDATDEEFGKI
- a CDS encoding transposase, whose translation is MARKPRVHYDGALYHVIARGNNRANVFETDEKKEKYLEILADYKERYDFQLYAYVIMDNHVHLLLQVGKNPLAKIMQGIQQRYTQYYNWHCKHSGHVFEQRYKAFLCEKESYLMALICYIHQNPVRANIPEGINHRWSSHKLYIRRAQGLVNVEFILNILSSNHDEAMEQYLNLVEIVVDKPKYKDESVEVNEDQKTLIKAEIKRTRMELTWEQLVEMITIEKQVNQEQLLGKCRIRQVVAARKRLIYEVIERNLMTRTHLAKVLQIDPANITRIWQELLG